The region CTCCCCACTGAGAAACATCCGAAGAGGCATTACTGATAGGTACACCATCAACAACCCAAAGTGGTTGGTTATTAGTAAAAGATGAGTTACCACGAATTGTGATACGTGAAGAGGAACCTACCGCACCACTTGCGTTGGTAACTTGCGTACCGGCAACCTTACCGGAAAGTGAGTTGACAATATTGGCCTCTTTGGCTTCTGCCAGGTCGTCTCCTCCGACCTCTTGTACAGCATAACCGAGTGCCTTTTTCTCTCTCGAAATACCCAGGGCGGTAACCACCAGCTCATCGAGCTCTGTAACGGCTGAAACCATCTGGACATTAATTACGGTTTGGTTGCCGATAGCTTTTTTCACGCTGTTCATACCAATGAACGAGAACATAAGCGTATCCGCACCTTGAGGAACTTCTATAGAGTAACTACCGTCATTAGCGGTAATTGTACCCACCTGGGTTCCTTTTACAACTACTGTAACTCCAGGCATCTCACTGCCATCAGAGGCGGAGGTTACAGTCCCTGTTACTGTTTTTTGTGCATACGACTGAATCCCTAAGAAACTTAGGAACACCAGTGTAAATAAAAATTTTCCCATAACACTTAACTTTTATTTAATGTATGGGCTAAAGTATCGCTTATATTGAATTATTGCAAATTTTTTTAACGAATATTTAACGTCAATTTAACTAACTATTAGGCAACTCGTTATAAACAGCTGTTTACCAGTATGTTGTAAAACACATGCAATAGCCATGGTTTTTACAGGTTTTGACGAATACATGTAAAACTAAGGGCTACAGACAGTTTTGTTTGACAAAAAAAATACAGAAAAACAAAAGTGCAGTTGAATACATTAAAATAAACTATCAAAATTGATAATATACTGCAGGGTCGAATTAATTAATTATAAAAGCAGAATCTGCATGCTATATTATGATTTCTGAGGCAAAATTCTGGTGTATTTCCATTAAAACACCTTCAAACATATTACAATGGCTATGGTTCAATTTTTCATACTTTTAGCTACATTTGCAATCATAAATAATATAAACAACACCCATAAAATAATCAGGAGGTATTATGTCATTAAATAAACTAAATCAAGTGCTCACAGAAAACGTTGACGAGCTCGAAAAAAGCGGACGTGCAAAAGGTGCGGAAAAGGTTATTACACAATGTATTCTAGCTCAAAAAGGAAAAGGTCCCCGCTATTTGCTGGAAGGATATGGCAATAAAGAGTTTATTCGAATGAACTCAAACTCTTACCTGGGGCTGTCGTTGCGCAAAGACATGATTGAAGCTGAAGAGAAAGGCGCCGCAGAATTTGGTGTGGGACCCGGTGCAGTACGTTTTATTAACGGCACATTTAAATCTCATACCGACCTTGAGTCCCGTCTGGCAGCATTTCATGGCAGAGAAGCAGGCATGATTTTCAGCTCGGCTTATGTAACCAGTATTGGAGTAATATTCCCGATGACAACTAAAGAAACGGTTTTGATAAGCGACGAACTTAACCACAACTGTATAATAAACGCCATGCGCTTGGGCCGACCTGCTGGTAAAGAAATATATGCGCACAATAACATGGAAGAGCTCGAAAAAGCACTTGAACGTAGTATAGGGAAAGGTAAAAGAGCGCTGGTTATTACCGACGGTATTTTTAGCATGCGCGGAGATCATGCTCCTTTAGATGAATTTGTAAAAGTTTGCGAAAAATTTAACGACAAATTCGAAGAAGGTGTCATCACCATAGCTGATGATTCTCATGGTGTAGGAGCTTTTGGTAAAACAGGCCGCGGAACCGAGGAGTACACTAACGCCAAAGTCGATATTTTGGTCGGCACACTTGGTAAAGCCTTTGGTGTGAATGGCGGATATGTTGTATCATCAAAAGAGGTGGTAAAATACCTGCGCGAAAGTGCACCTACATATATTTATTCAAATCCGATTACCGTTTCAGAAAGCGAGGCTGCAATAAAGGCGTTGGAAATTGTTGATACTCCTGAAGGTAAAGATATACTGGCGCATTTACGTGCCATGACAAAAAAATTCGACCAGGGATTGCGCGATCTGGGATTAGAAACAATTGAGGGCGATCATCCGGTTGTGCCGCTCATGGTGCGTGATTCTAAAAAAACAAGTGACATTGTAAGGCACCTTAACGAGCACGGAGTGCTTGCCACAGGGCTCAATTTCCCGGTGGTACCAAAAGGTGATGAAGAAATTCGTTTTCAAATCAATGCATCACATACAGAAAAGGATATCGACATGGTGCTTGAGATACTTAGCAACTACAAATAAAACAGAACAACCAATCATACATTAAAAAACCGGGCCTTATCTATAAGTGAGGCCCGGTTTTTATATAGTGTTAGTTTTTTATCTCCTTTTCTTTGTTCTGGGGCGCCTATTACCCTTGTTCCGCCCACCTGCTTTCTTCGCCTCCGACAGCTCTACAAGTATAGGATGTCCATCAAACTTTTTACCTATAAGACCATCGACCAACTTATTGGTCAGGTTATCTTCTATTTCAAAGAATGAGAAATTCTTCAATATTTCAATCTTACCTATTTCTGCATCTCTCGATCGCAAGGTTTCATTAATTAACCCAATAAGCCTTGTAGGATTCAATTTATGTTTGGTCCCAAGATTAATATAAAGCCTGGAGAACTTAATTTTACCCCCTCCTGTGCGGGTTTTCCTGGCTTTCGGTCCATTTTTTTCTTGTTTTCTATTTGATTCTGAAACATTGATATCTCTGGAATCTTTATAATAATCTAAAAAACGATTGAACTCTGCAGAGACAAAATGTTTGATCAGGTCCTCACGACTCATGGGTTCTAATTTTTCATAAATGGCCTCCATAAATGGCTGAATTTGTTTTTCATCAACATTTGTTTGGGTAACCTTATCTATGAAAGCATAAAGCTGCTTCGTTACAATTTCCTTACCGCCCGGTACCGTACCTTTGGTAAACTTAACCCCGGCAA is a window of Salinivirga cyanobacteriivorans DNA encoding:
- a CDS encoding aminotransferase class I/II-fold pyridoxal phosphate-dependent enzyme, coding for MSLNKLNQVLTENVDELEKSGRAKGAEKVITQCILAQKGKGPRYLLEGYGNKEFIRMNSNSYLGLSLRKDMIEAEEKGAAEFGVGPGAVRFINGTFKSHTDLESRLAAFHGREAGMIFSSAYVTSIGVIFPMTTKETVLISDELNHNCIINAMRLGRPAGKEIYAHNNMEELEKALERSIGKGKRALVITDGIFSMRGDHAPLDEFVKVCEKFNDKFEEGVITIADDSHGVGAFGKTGRGTEEYTNAKVDILVGTLGKAFGVNGGYVVSSKEVVKYLRESAPTYIYSNPITVSESEAAIKALEIVDTPEGKDILAHLRAMTKKFDQGLRDLGLETIEGDHPVVPLMVRDSKKTSDIVRHLNEHGVLATGLNFPVVPKGDEEIRFQINASHTEKDIDMVLEILSNYK